A segment of the Niveibacterium umoris genome:
GCTTCCGGAGCTGATCGCCTGGCTCGACAGCCTCAGCATGCATGTCGGCAAGCAACAGGTGTCGCTTTGGATGCTGATCAATGGCGCCTTGTCGGTCGCCGGCACCCTGGTGGTCGCGCTATGGATCGCGGGGATGATCGAAGACCGCCTGATGGCGTCGCCGAACATGGACAGCAGCATCCAGGCGGTGTTGTCGCGCGTGTCCCGAGCCCTGCTGGTATTCGTCGGCGTACTGATTGCGATGTCGCTGGTCGGGCTCGACCTGACGACCTTGTCGGTGTTTTCCGGCGCGCTCGCCTTCGGCATCGGCTTCGGCATGCAGAAGATCGCGGCGAACTACATCGCCGGCTTCATCATCCTGCTGGATCGATCGATCCGCATCGGCAACATGATCTCGGTGGGGGCGGATCGCGGCGAGGTGCAACAGATCACCACGCGATACACGGTGCTGCGCGCGCCCACCGGCATCAACGTGATCGTGCCGAACGAGACTCTGATCGGCTCGGTGGTACAGAACGAGACCTTTGCCGACAAGAACGTGTGGATCGGCATCCCGGTCCAGGTGGGATACGGCTGCGATGTGGAGCGCGCGATGCAGGTGCTGGTCGAGTGCGCGGCGGCGGGCGGCGAGCGGGTGCTGAAGGACCCGGCGCCGGTTGCCCATCTACTGGCATTTGCCGACCATGGCATCAATTTGCAGTTGGGGGTGTGGATCTTCGACCCGCTGCAGGGCAACCTGGGCATCAAATCGAACATCAATCGCGAGATCTGGCGCCGCTTCCGTGAAGAGGGGATCGAAATTCCGTTCCCGCAACGCGAGGTGCGTGTCGTCGGCGCACCGGTCGAGAGCGTGCCGGTCTCTGTCGTCGCTCAGGCAGGTGCGGCTTGAACTTCTGCTGCCCAGGCGGTTGCGTGTGGAGCTGCAAACATGGCGGCCGCTGTAACCTTCGCGTAAAATCAATTACTTATCAAAACCAAACCCCGAGGGGATGCCGTTGATGTTTTCTGGATTTTTTGACTTGCCCTGGTGGGGCTACGTGCTGGTTCTTCTTGGCCTGACGCACATCACGATCGCGTCGGTCACGATCTTCCTGCACCGCCATCAGGCGCACCGTGCGCTCGACCTTCATCCGATTCCGAGCCATTTCTTCCGCTTCTGGCTTTGGATGACTACCGGCATGGTCACCAAGGAGTGGGCGGCGATCCACCGCAAGCATCACGCCAAGTGCGAGACGGCTGAAGATCCGCATAGCCCGCAGATCCTTGGCATCAACCGTGTTCTTTGGGGTGGCGTGTTCCTCTATGTGAAGGAGTCGCGCAACAAGGACACGATGGAACGTTACGGCCATGGCACGCCGGACGACTGGATGGAACGCCACATTTACACTCCAGGCCAGAAGGTCGGCATCGTGCTGATGCTGGCGATCGACATCGCGCTCTTCGGCGTGGTCCCGGGTGTGCTGATGTGGGGCGTGCAGATGATCTGGATCCCGTTCTGGGCGGCCGGCGTCATCAATGGCCTTGGGCACTTCTGGGGCTACCGCAACTACGACTGCACCGACGCCTCCACGAACCTCGTCCCCTGGGGCATCCTCATTGGTGGCGAAGAACTCCACAACAACCACCACAGCTTTGCGACATCTGCCAAGCTGTCGTCGAAGTGGTACGAGTTCGACATCGGCTGGATGTATATCCGCATCATGGAAATGCTCGGCCTCGCCAAGGTGAAGAAGACGATTCCGCAGCCGAAGTTTGCGGAAGCGAAGAAGGTCGTTGACCTTGAGATGCTGCAAGCAATCGTGACGCATCGCTACGACGTGATGCGCCGCTACGCCACCAGCCTGAAGACGGTGTATGGCGAGGAACTCGCGAAGCTTGCGCAGCAGCACCAGGGCAAGCTCGACATGAAGCAGTTGCGCCGCTGGCTGGTGTCTGAGCGGACCGAGGGTTTCCCGGCCAAGCTGCAACAGCAGTTCGAGAAGGCTGTGGCCGACAGCCCGCGCTTGCAGCAACTGGTTGCGATGAAGCAAGAGCTCACCGCGATCTGGGCGCGTTCAAGTGCTTCACGCGACCAGCTCGTCAAGCAGTTGCAGGACTGGTGCGCACGCGCGGAAGCGAGCGGCATTCGCCAACTGGAAGAATTCTCGCTGCGCTTGCGCAGTTACGCTGTGTAAGGCGGATCAGTCGCAATCGAACGGGCACCCTCGGGTGCCCGTATTCATTTGTGGCGGCCTGGTGCGGCAGGGTCGTCTGGCCGCTGCGCGTCGCAAATGTGGCTGTGGCCGATTAGCGCGTGGCCTCTTTCTGGTAGTCGGGTGGCGGCAGGAAGCTGGTGTCCGCGACCGGTTTCACGGCAATTGTCTGCACCTCGTGGGTGAAAGTGAGCAATGCGCCACTCGAAGCACGATCCGCCATTTCACTCGTTGCCTGCCCCGCGATCAAACCGCCCAGCAGGCCGCCGACGCTGGTCGGCGTGCTGCTTGCCGAGGCCTTGGCATCGCCACGCTGATCGCTGCAGACATTGCCGGAAGCGCTCCAGCTCATTTTGGTGAGGATCGGGTATCCATGGATCTTTTTCATGTCATTCGCCCACTTGGCGAAACTCTTGGTGCCGGCGCCGCGGATCAGCGAAGCCATCGAAGCGACCACATCCGGCGGCACATAGCGGCCGAACGGATGTTCCGCGGGCCGGGTGGCGGACCGCCAGCGCTGCTCGAACGATTCATTGATGCGTTTGACGTCGCGGATCTGGCCGTTCTCCGGTGTCGTCCATAGCTCCAGCACGACTTCGTTGCGTGCCACCTGTTTCTGCGGATCCTGCATTTCGAGCTTCCACTTGAGCAGGAACTGTTCGGTGTCGAAAGTGTTGATGCGCTTCTTCTCGCCGGATGCCAGCACCGAGAATTCGTTGGATTTCACAGTCAGCGGGCACTTCGCTTCCGAAGGTTCGCGGGGCTTTTCCTTGTCCTTCGGCTGTTTCTCAGGCTCGGGCTTCATCGCCGAACCGCAACCGCTGAGTGCGCATTCGCGATAGCTGCGTTTGGCCGGGTGCAGTGTCCACACCAAGCTACGGTCGAGACGGATGATGTCGGCGCTTCGGCCGTCCCCCGCCAGTTGGCGAAACAGCCAGTTGTCGAACTGGAACTGCGAATCGGTGCGCCGCATGTCGGCACGGGTCGCGACGGTTTGCTGCCCGTGCATCACCGGCATCATGCGGCCGTCGATCGACATGCTGGTGGTCAGCACAGCGGTTGGCGAAGTCGGTCCGCTTTCAGCCGCTGTCGCCGTTCTTGTCGGAGTTGGCTCGGGCGATGCAGAACCCGGGTTTCGCTCGCCGCTGCTCGGATTGCTTGCGCATGCGCTTAGCACCAGCGCTGGCAGTAGCACCGCCGCAAGCTTGATCCCGAGTCCGCGTTGCGTGTCCAGTTGCCCCCGGACCGTGGTGCTACGCGCGGCAGCGTGCGACGTGTTCGGGCGAGAATTCCTGAGGGTCTGTGCCATGTCGTGCGCCTCCAAGGTGTTCACAAGGCCGTGCTGTGCGACGAATGCTGCCGTCGAGGTGTGACATTCATGCCACGGCAGGTGGTGACGCGCGACGCCCATACGCCACAAATATCCTCCCCTAATCGCGTGCCTGAAGCTAGTATTCCCGGCGCATAACGGGCGTGCGGGTGCGTTCAGTCAGGAAAACGGGAGAGCGGACAATGCGGAAGTTGATCGTGGCGGGTGTGCTGGCGGTGTGCTGCGGCGGTGCGCAGGCGAAGAACCTGTTCGAACTCGATGCGCTGGTGAAAGACACTGGCCAGCGAGGGCAAGTCGGATTCACTTCGCTCACCGACCTGCTCGATGCGGTATCGCTTAGCGGCTTGCAGAATACGGTGTCGACATACACCGACATATCCGCTGCCATTGGCACGCTGTACGTGCGCGGCCTGCCGGTGCAGGTGGAGTACAGGGCCGAATCGCCGATCCTCAACTTCCGCGTGCCCTCACTCGGCATCAATATCAATTTCGCCGGGGCAACACGAAGTGCCAGCGAACAGCAGTTCAAGGACTGGATGAAGGGCGAAGGCAAGAATCTGTTGACCTTGATGCTCAAGGAGATGGCACGCGTATCGCCGGTCGATCCGGTCGCCGGCAATCCCGCCAGTCTCATGGCCCAGATGGGCGCCACGGATTTCTCCACGGCTGCGGATTCGGTGTATGTGGGGGAGTCGACTGGCGGACAGATGGCCGGCAACAACTACGCATTGGTGGGGCTGGAATTTGGCCGCTATTCGGCGGGCGGGTTCTCGCAGAACATGACAAAGCTCCCTCTTGGCTGGACCTGGAATCTCGGTAACGGCTACCACTTCAAGCTCGATGCGCCGCTGACCTACAACGATACGGAAGGTGCCAAGACTGGTAGCGCCGCGTTGGGTGGAAGCCTGCGTGTGCCTGTGCTCACGGGTTGGGTGCTGACGCCGGCGATGCGTGTTGGTGCCGTCGGGTCGGCCGACCTGGGCGCCGCGGCGGTCATGTACTCGGCTAGCCTCTCCAGCCGCTTCAGCTTTGCTGCTGGCGATTGGCTGTTCGGCATGACCAACATGGTCGGGCTCTACCGCACGCAGAGCCTCAAATATGGCGACTATGAAATCAACTACGACTTGTCCAACCAGATGTTCCGAAACGGTCTGGATGTGGGTAACACCTTTCCTGAAAACTGGTTCGGTCGCTCCGTGAACTGGCGCGCGTGGATCATCGATACTCGGTTCTACGGTGACGCTCTCTACATCGAGAAGTATCAGGAGTTCGGTTTTGCGGCTGGCACGCGCATCGAATTCGCCGGAGTGTCGATCGAGAAGGCCAATCTTGGCGTGACCTACACCCACGGCGACAACGGTCTCAAGGGCTTCCGCATGAATTTCGGCTACAAGTTCTGACCAGACCCACTGCAGGCGAGGTGTTCGTGCACAAGAGGCGGCCATGGGCCGCCTCTTTCGTTTGCCCTCCGTTCGCGGCCAACGCCGCTCTGTCGGTACCCGCTGCGCCGGCGATCAAGAGTCGGCAACGTCAGTTGGCGCGCTATCCTTGTGGCGTTCTGAACGACCTGCCGCATTCATGAGCCGCATTCTCATCATCGACGACGAACCTGCCATTGCCGACACGCTGGCCTATGTACTCCGCAGTGAAGGTCATCTGGTCCGGCATGTCAAAGACGCTGCCGGTGCGTTGAACGTGCTGCAGGAAGACCCGCCCGACCTGGCCTTGGTGGATGTGGGTCTGCCTGACCTCAGTGGTTTCGAACTGGTGCGCAGGATCCGCGCGTTCTCGATGCTTCCAGTCATCTTTCTCACCGCGCGCAGCGACGAGATCGACCGTGTCACCGGTTTCGAACTCGGTGCGGATGATTACGTCGTCAAGCCTTTCAGCCCGCGCGAGGTGGCGGGGCGGGTGAGGGCGATCCTGCGTCGGGCGGGTGCTGCCACTGCGCCGCAATCCGCACCCACTGCGGAATTCCGGGTCATCGAGCCGGAAGCACGGATCGAGTATCGAGGCCAGACACTCGCACTGACACGCTTCGAATACCGGCTGCTGCTGCACCTGCTGCGCGCCCCAAGGCGGGTGTTCTCGCGAGAACAATTGCTCGACGCCGTGTGGGGCAACGAGCGTGACAGCACCGATCGCACCGTCGATACCCATATCAAGACGCTGCGCGCCAAGCTGCGCGACGTCGCGCCGGACGCCGACCCGATCCAGACGCACCGTGGTCTCGGCTACTCGGTGCAGCCATGAGCCTGTCGCTGCGCATCCTCGTCGGTTACTTCGTCATCGTCGGCCTCACCGGCCTGTTCGCGCTGATGATCGTGGTGCGCGAGGTCAAGCCGAGCATCCGCGAGACCATCGAGGAGTCGATGGTCGACACGGCCAACCTTCTTGCCGCGCTCGCTTCCGATGAATTGCGCGATGGCACGCTGGCGAAGGGGCGTTTCGCGACGCAAGTGCGGGCGTATTCGCAAAGGCAGATTGATGCGCCGATCTGGCACTTCCGCAAGACCTCGCTCGACTACCGCATCTACGTCACCGATGCGCAGGGCATCGTGGTTTTCGATTCCGAGGGGCGTGCCGAAGGGATGGACTACTCGCGCTGGAACGACGTTGCGCGCACGCTCAAGGGCGGCTACGGCGCACGCAGCACCCGCACCGAACCGAACGATGATGCGAGTGCCGTGTTCCACGTCGCGGCGCCGGTGCTCGATGCCGGTCGCGTGATCGGCGTGCTCACCGTTGCCAAGCCGATCTCCAAGGTCGACCCGATCATTGCGCGCAGCGAGAACGTGATCACCCGCTACGGTTTGGCCCTGGTCGCTGCCTCGCTTGCGCTTGGCCTCTTCGTCACGGTGCGGCTCTCGCTTGCGGTGCGGCGCCTGCAGCGTTATGCGCGCGAGGTGTCGGAAGGGCTGCACGCCGAGGTCCCGCAATCGGGCGCACGCGAACTCAACGACCTTGCGCAGGCGATGGCGACGATGCGCGGCAAGCTCGACGGCAAGCAATATGTCGAGCGTTATGTGCAAGCGCTGACGCACGAACTGAAGAGTCCGCTGGCGGCCATCCGCGGGGCATCCGAACTGCTGAGTGAACCTGATCTGCCGGCCGAAGAACGTGCCCGCTTCGCGCAGAATGTGCAGACACAAAGCCTTCGCATGCAATCGGCGATCGAGCGTCTGCTCTTGCTGTCGCGACTTGAAGCGCGTGATAGCGCGCCGGCGCGCCTCCCGGTGCCACTTGGTGCGCTCGCGGAGGCTTGCGTCGACGCTCGTGCCGCGGTGGCGGAACAGCGCGGCATCGTGCTGGACATGCCGCCAGCGGCCGAGTGGCCCACTGTGCGCGGAGACGCCGACCTGTTGGGCTTCGCACTGGGCAACCTGCTCGACAACGCGATCGACTTCTCCCCAGTCGGCGCGCACGTCGAGGTGGGCTTCGGGGTGCAGGGGCCGCTCGTCATGCTCACGGTGCGCGACCACGGGCCGGGTATTCCTGACTATGCCCGCGAACGCATTTTCGAACGCTTCTTTTCCTTGCCGCGCCCCGACGGCAGCCGCCACGGCAGCGGGCTCGGGCTGGTGGTCGCGCGTGAGGTCGCGCAACTGCATGGAGGCCAGATCGAGGTTGATAACGCCGACGGCGGCGGCGTGCTGGCGCGCCTGAGCTTGCCCGCCAGCTGACACTTCACACGCCCTTCACATTCGCCACACGCTGCGCTCAGCAAGGCTCCATCGGGCACATCGACACTTGCCTCGTCTTGTTCAGAGGAGCGTGTGATGAAGGGATTCGTGTCCAAGTTTCTTGTGCTGGCCTTGCTGGTGGCGGTGTTGGGTATCGCGGTAGCAATGGTGCGAGGCGTGATCGAAGACCGCGGGCGTTACCGCGACGATGCGCTGCGTACTGTGAGCAACAGCCTTGCAGGGCCACAGGCGCTTGCGGGCGGTTTGCTGGTGGTGCCCTATACCGAACGCTGGGAAGAGGTCGAGGCGCGCGGCACCGCGCAGGAGCGGCGCGAGCAGAAAGTCGAGACGGGCATGCTCCATGTGCTGCCGGAATCGCTGGATGTCTCCGGCCAGCTGGTGCCGGACGTCCGCAAGCGCGGCGTGTTTCGCATCAATGGCTACACCTTTTCAGGCAGTTTGAAGGGGCGCCTGAAGATGCCCACCGTTGCGGCGGTGAAGCGTACGGTGGAGGGCAGCGAAATCCGTTTCGGTGTGCCGTCGCTGGTGCTGTCGGTCGGCAATGCGCGCGGTCTGCGAACTATCCGTATGAGTGCCGCCGGGCAGTCGCTGGCGGTGGCGCCTGGTACCGGGCTTGGCGGCCTGCCGGCGGGCGTCTCGGCGTCCCTCGCCGCGGTGCCGGATCCGGGCAGCGAATTCGCGTTCGAGATCGCCGCCGAGGTGGCGGGCGCCCAGCGGCTGGATGTGATTCCGCTTGGCATGGAAAGCCGTCTCGTGCTGCATTCGGAATGGCCGCATCCTTCCTTCGTCGGCGACTTCCTGCCCGCTGAACGCACCGTGCGAGACAGCGGTTTCGACGCAAGCTGGCGCACGTCGGCGGTCGCCAGCAATGCACGCGCACAATGGCTGGCGCGCGCGACCGGCGCGGCGCAGGGGCAGGGTGCAGGCGACACGATTTCGCTCGACGGCGGCCCGGCGGTCGCACGTTCGGTTGCCGGGATCGAAAGTTTCGCGGTGGCCTTGATCGACCCGGTCGATGCCTATGTCCTGAGTGACCGCGCCACCAAGTACGCCATGCTCATCATCTGCTGCACGCTTGCCTTGTTCGCGGTGTATGAACTGATCAAGGGCCTGCGGATGCATCCGGTGCAGTACCTGCTGGTTGGCTTCGCAATGGTGCTGTTCTTCATGTTGCTGCTCGCGCTATCGGAACACATCGGATTCGATGCCGCGTACGGCGTTGCCTCAGTGGCTTGTGTGGGACTCATCAGCTACTACGTCAGCGCGATTCTTGGCAGCCTCTGGCGCGCCGGCGGCTTTGCGGTGCTGCTTGGCGGTTTGTACGGTGCGCTGTACGCCATCCTCTGCTCTGAACAGAATGCGCTGCTGCTGGGAACCTTGCTGCTGTTTGCGGTCCTGACCGGCGTGATGGTGCTGAGCCGGAGCGTCAACTGGAACGCCTTGCTGCAGCCTGCGGTGACAGAAAACACGTAGTGGTCGGATGGGTGATGCCGGCCCGCCGAGAGGGTGGGCCGGCATCGCCCGGCGCGCGGATGCGTCATTGCCTAGCGTTGTTTGCCAGTCGAGAGGCGCCACGCCTTCGACACACGATCGAAGTGTTCCCCAAGGCCAAAACTGGCCCATACCGGTCGGGTCGACGCCGCGTACAGCCCTTCGCTGATTGCGTGACGCAGGTGTGCCGCGGTCGCCGGCTCGAGTGCGGTGTTGCAGGCCAGCCAGCGTTCCGTGCGCAGCAAAACGAACTGGCGTTCGATCGAGAGTTCCTTGAGGTCGTCGATCGCCGGTTCCTCCGCGACCAGATACGCAAAGCGTTCGGCATTCAACATCTTCATCGCCGCGGCGGAGGCGGGAAGGGTCTGATAGACGATGCCCTCGGCGTCGAGCACATCCCGCACCTCTGCAAGATCTGCGCTGGCAATCGAAGTGTTGCCGCGCAGCTGGGCGACATTGGCGATCGGTGGCGCTACGCCGCGCTTGGCGTAGACCGCGACATCGAGCGGACCGACGCGTCCGATGTAGTTGAGCACTTCTGCTTCGCCCGGTGCGAACGGCACGCCGAGCACACAGGTGTTCCGGGACTGCTTGGCTTCGAGCAAGAGACGTTTCATCGGCCGTGGGCTACCGAAGCGGATGCCCACGCCCTCGCGATCGGCAAGCAGTTTCATTGCCTCGATGTAGGGGCCGGCTGCCACGCCGCCCTGATCGGTCACGAACGGAGGCGTTTCTGCAACCAGAACATTGATCGGCCCTTGTGCCGCGCATCGGGGCGGGGTGCCGAGCAGGGCGGCCATCAACGATAGCTGCGCTGCAAGTGCGACGCGCGTTGACATGCTCATCGCGCGACGACGCTTACCGGCGTCTGCACAATGGTCGGCAGATCGCGCTGTTGCTTGTGCGTCTGCAAGGCTTCCAGAGCAAGGTTGAGTCCGTACTCTGCTTGTCGCGCCGGAAACTGGTCCGCGGTGACAAGGATGCGACCATCCTGGAGCAGCGGACGGATGGCTGGAATGTTGTCGTAGCCCGCCACCAGAATCCGCCCTCGCTTGTGAGCCTGATCGACCGCGCTGGCAGCGCCGATCGCCATGTTGTCGTTCCCGCACAGCAGCGCCGTCACGTCCGGCACGGCCTTGATCAATTCGTTCGCCGCCGCGCTTCCTCTGGCGACTTCCCAATAGCCTGAGCGGACGCCAGCGACCAGCATTCCCGCGCCCTGCATCGCTTCGCGGAAGCCGTCACTTCGCGCCTTTGCGTTGATGGAGCCCGGCGGCCCTTCGATGATCCCGACCTTGCTACCGGCTTGCAGCTTGCGTGCAACATAGTCCCCAACTGCCCGCGCGCCGGCGAAGTTGCTCGGCCCGACGAACGGAATGCTTACCCCGGCGGTCACCAGGGCGCGGTCATCGAGTTTGTTGTCCAGGTTGATGACAAGGATTCCGGCGGCGATCGCCTCCAGAAGGACCGGAAGCATTGCCGCGGAGTCGGCAGGCACCACCAGCAGTGCGGATACGCGCGCGTTGATCAGTTTCTTGATGATCAGCGTTTGCCCGGCGACGTCGGTTTCCTCCTGCACGCCCTGCACGTCCAGCGCGTACCGGGATGCATGCGCACTCGCATGGCGCTGGGCCCCGTCGGCCATCAGCATGAAGAACTCGTTTTTCAAGGATTTGAGCACCAGCGCGATCGTCGGGCGATCCGCCGCGGCCATTGCCTTGCTCGTCGAGAAGATGGTCGCGAGTGCCGCGCTGGCAAGGAATTCCCTTCGTTGCATGGTGGCCACCTCCTCCTGCGGAATCGCGCACAGGTGCCAAGCTTGGGGCGTCTTGCACGGGTTCTGTCCCATCTGGACCGCGCTGATCGGTGTCGCGCGGGATCCTGCACCTTTCAGGGTCGCGGCGCAGGCATGCGCGGCATCCGGGACGGTGCCAAACCCCTTCGGCTGCGGGGAACCCGATTGACAGTCCAATCATAGGCGCCGTCCCCATGATCGCCAGTGGCGGCGGAGCATTTGATCGCCAATGTTGTTTTCAGTCATGTTGGAATCGGGAAGCCGCGACCCTGGTGGCCGTCTCAGG
Coding sequences within it:
- a CDS encoding mechanosensitive ion channel family protein, with the translated sequence MSEVGTNGEATNALIATFESVIHELAKPVAQLQLAVIAVVVIAAMFVARSVKRRFSGMSTWSRLVRAAAWPLAALMMMMFARAAFQLAGYRGTELGIASQLAFAMCVLRLIEVALRQFFFRSTWLKGAERYIAISVWAVVALDLVGVLPELIAWLDSLSMHVGKQQVSLWMLINGALSVAGTLVVALWIAGMIEDRLMASPNMDSSIQAVLSRVSRALLVFVGVLIAMSLVGLDLTTLSVFSGALAFGIGFGMQKIAANYIAGFIILLDRSIRIGNMISVGADRGEVQQITTRYTVLRAPTGINVIVPNETLIGSVVQNETFADKNVWIGIPVQVGYGCDVERAMQVLVECAAAGGERVLKDPAPVAHLLAFADHGINLQLGVWIFDPLQGNLGIKSNINREIWRRFREEGIEIPFPQREVRVVGAPVESVPVSVVAQAGAA
- a CDS encoding fatty acid desaturase, producing MFSGFFDLPWWGYVLVLLGLTHITIASVTIFLHRHQAHRALDLHPIPSHFFRFWLWMTTGMVTKEWAAIHRKHHAKCETAEDPHSPQILGINRVLWGGVFLYVKESRNKDTMERYGHGTPDDWMERHIYTPGQKVGIVLMLAIDIALFGVVPGVLMWGVQMIWIPFWAAGVINGLGHFWGYRNYDCTDASTNLVPWGILIGGEELHNNHHSFATSAKLSSKWYEFDIGWMYIRIMEMLGLAKVKKTIPQPKFAEAKKVVDLEMLQAIVTHRYDVMRRYATSLKTVYGEELAKLAQQHQGKLDMKQLRRWLVSERTEGFPAKLQQQFEKAVADSPRLQQLVAMKQELTAIWARSSASRDQLVKQLQDWCARAEASGIRQLEEFSLRLRSYAV
- the creB gene encoding two-component system response regulator CreB; the protein is MSRILIIDDEPAIADTLAYVLRSEGHLVRHVKDAAGALNVLQEDPPDLALVDVGLPDLSGFELVRRIRAFSMLPVIFLTARSDEIDRVTGFELGADDYVVKPFSPREVAGRVRAILRRAGAATAPQSAPTAEFRVIEPEARIEYRGQTLALTRFEYRLLLHLLRAPRRVFSREQLLDAVWGNERDSTDRTVDTHIKTLRAKLRDVAPDADPIQTHRGLGYSVQP
- the creC gene encoding two-component system sensor histidine kinase CreC gives rise to the protein MSLSLRILVGYFVIVGLTGLFALMIVVREVKPSIRETIEESMVDTANLLAALASDELRDGTLAKGRFATQVRAYSQRQIDAPIWHFRKTSLDYRIYVTDAQGIVVFDSEGRAEGMDYSRWNDVARTLKGGYGARSTRTEPNDDASAVFHVAAPVLDAGRVIGVLTVAKPISKVDPIIARSENVITRYGLALVAASLALGLFVTVRLSLAVRRLQRYAREVSEGLHAEVPQSGARELNDLAQAMATMRGKLDGKQYVERYVQALTHELKSPLAAIRGASELLSEPDLPAEERARFAQNVQTQSLRMQSAIERLLLLSRLEARDSAPARLPVPLGALAEACVDARAAVAEQRGIVLDMPPAAEWPTVRGDADLLGFALGNLLDNAIDFSPVGAHVEVGFGVQGPLVMLTVRDHGPGIPDYARERIFERFFSLPRPDGSRHGSGLGLVVAREVAQLHGGQIEVDNADGGGVLARLSLPAS
- the creD gene encoding cell envelope integrity protein CreD — translated: MKGFVSKFLVLALLVAVLGIAVAMVRGVIEDRGRYRDDALRTVSNSLAGPQALAGGLLVVPYTERWEEVEARGTAQERREQKVETGMLHVLPESLDVSGQLVPDVRKRGVFRINGYTFSGSLKGRLKMPTVAAVKRTVEGSEIRFGVPSLVLSVGNARGLRTIRMSAAGQSLAVAPGTGLGGLPAGVSASLAAVPDPGSEFAFEIAAEVAGAQRLDVIPLGMESRLVLHSEWPHPSFVGDFLPAERTVRDSGFDASWRTSAVASNARAQWLARATGAAQGQGAGDTISLDGGPAVARSVAGIESFAVALIDPVDAYVLSDRATKYAMLIICCTLALFAVYELIKGLRMHPVQYLLVGFAMVLFFMLLLALSEHIGFDAAYGVASVACVGLISYYVSAILGSLWRAGGFAVLLGGLYGALYAILCSEQNALLLGTLLLFAVLTGVMVLSRSVNWNALLQPAVTENT
- a CDS encoding substrate-binding domain-containing protein, translating into MQRREFLASAALATIFSTSKAMAAADRPTIALVLKSLKNEFFMLMADGAQRHASAHASRYALDVQGVQEETDVAGQTLIIKKLINARVSALLVVPADSAAMLPVLLEAIAAGILVINLDNKLDDRALVTAGVSIPFVGPSNFAGARAVGDYVARKLQAGSKVGIIEGPPGSINAKARSDGFREAMQGAGMLVAGVRSGYWEVARGSAAANELIKAVPDVTALLCGNDNMAIGAASAVDQAHKRGRILVAGYDNIPAIRPLLQDGRILVTADQFPARQAEYGLNLALEALQTHKQQRDLPTIVQTPVSVVAR